The Ovis aries strain OAR_USU_Benz2616 breed Rambouillet chromosome 6, ARS-UI_Ramb_v3.0, whole genome shotgun sequence genome includes a window with the following:
- the ODAPH gene encoding odontogenesis associated phosphoprotein isoform X2, translating to MAHRPCFSYWLLVCWLVVTVAEGQEEVVNPPGDSQNNANPTDCEIFTLTPPPATRNPVTRIQPITRTPRCPLHFFPPRWPRVYIRFPYRLYPPPKWNHHFQFHPYFCPHSRLPPYYNYFPRRRLWRGSSSEESREKREAPNVLK from the exons ATGGCTCACAGACCCTGCTTCTCCTACTGGCTATTGGTCTGCTGGTTGGTGGTAACTGTGGCAGAAG GACAAGAAGAAGTGGTCAATCCTCCTGGAGACTCACAAAATAATGCAAACCCTACAGACTGCGAGATCTTTACActcacccctccccctgccacaAGGAACCCAGTGACAAGGATCCAGCCCATCACCAGGACACCCAGGTGTCCCCTCCATTTTTTCCCACCAAGATGGCCCCGAGTCTACATTAGGTTTCCATACAGGCTTTACCCCCCTCCAAAGTGGAACCACCATTTTCAATTCCATCCATATTTTTGTCCACACAGTCGCCTTCCTCCTTATTACAATTATTTCCCcaggagaagactctggagaggaAGTTCCTCtgaggaaagcagagaaaagagagaagcccCAAATGTGctgaagtga
- the ODAPH gene encoding odontogenesis associated phosphoprotein isoform X1, whose protein sequence is MAHRPCFSYWLLVCWLVVTVAEGQEEVVNPPGDSQNNANPTDCEIFTLTPPPATRNPVTRIQPITRTPRYFPRRRLWRGSSSEESREKREAPNVLK, encoded by the exons ATGGCTCACAGACCCTGCTTCTCCTACTGGCTATTGGTCTGCTGGTTGGTGGTAACTGTGGCAGAAG GACAAGAAGAAGTGGTCAATCCTCCTGGAGACTCACAAAATAATGCAAACCCTACAGACTGCGAGATCTTTACActcacccctccccctgccacaAGGAACCCAGTGACAAGGATCCAGCCCATCACCAGGACACCCAGG TATTTCCCcaggagaagactctggagaggaAGTTCCTCtgaggaaagcagagaaaagagagaagcccCAAATGTGctgaagtga